The following proteins are co-located in the bacterium genome:
- the purB gene encoding adenylosuccinate lyase, producing MIERYTLPKMKAIWSEENKFQKWLEVELLACKAQAQLGNIPDGDLKNIQANARFQVERINQIEAEVHHDVIAFLTNLSEHIGPSSRYVHLGMTSSDVLDTAWAVLMKEAGGVILEDLKKLSAALRQKALEHKDTIMMGRSHGIHAEPTTMGLKFALWWQENQRNITRMERAVRSTACGKISGAVGTFAHIDPKVEEFVCRELGLEPEPVSTQIVQRDRHAEYLCTLAVVAASLEKIALEIRHLQRTEVREAEEPFAKGQKGSSAMPHKKNPIICERICGLARLVRANAQVGLENVALWHERDISHSSAERVIIPDSTIALDYMLNKAVWLIEGLTVFPRRMLKNIESSGGLIFSQALLLALVDKGLTREQAYAAVQRNAMQVWEQGGSLKELALKDGDISQKIGPAEMEEIFNIKKFLRNVDYIYQRIGLS from the coding sequence CGAGGAGAACAAGTTCCAGAAATGGCTGGAAGTGGAGCTTTTGGCCTGCAAGGCCCAGGCTCAGCTGGGCAATATCCCGGACGGCGACCTTAAAAACATCCAGGCCAACGCCCGTTTCCAGGTGGAAAGGATCAACCAGATAGAGGCCGAGGTGCACCACGATGTGATCGCCTTTTTGACCAACCTGTCGGAGCATATCGGGCCATCGTCGCGCTATGTGCACCTGGGCATGACCTCGTCCGACGTGCTTGACACCGCCTGGGCGGTGCTGATGAAGGAGGCCGGAGGCGTGATACTGGAAGACCTGAAAAAGCTTTCAGCGGCGCTCCGGCAGAAGGCATTGGAGCATAAGGATACCATCATGATGGGACGGAGCCACGGGATCCACGCCGAGCCCACCACCATGGGACTGAAGTTCGCCCTGTGGTGGCAGGAGAACCAGCGCAACATAACCAGGATGGAACGGGCGGTCAGGTCGACGGCCTGCGGCAAGATCTCGGGAGCGGTGGGCACCTTCGCCCATATCGATCCCAAAGTTGAGGAGTTCGTCTGCCGGGAACTGGGGCTGGAGCCGGAGCCGGTCTCCACCCAGATAGTCCAGCGCGACCGTCATGCCGAATACCTGTGCACCCTGGCCGTGGTTGCCGCCAGCCTGGAAAAGATAGCCCTGGAGATCCGCCACCTGCAGCGGACCGAGGTCCGGGAAGCCGAGGAGCCTTTTGCCAAGGGGCAGAAAGGATCTTCAGCCATGCCCCACAAAAAGAACCCCATCATCTGTGAAAGGATCTGCGGCCTGGCCAGGCTGGTCCGGGCCAACGCCCAGGTGGGGCTGGAGAACGTGGCCCTGTGGCACGAGCGCGACATCTCGCATTCCTCGGCCGAGCGGGTGATAATCCCCGACAGCACCATCGCCCTGGATTACATGCTTAACAAGGCGGTCTGGCTGATCGAGGGGCTGACGGTGTTCCCCCGGAGGATGCTGAAGAACATCGAGTCCTCGGGCGGGCTGATCTTCTCCCAGGCCCTGCTTTTAGCCCTTGTGGACAAGGGTCTTACCCGGGAACAGGCCTATGCCGCCGTCCAGAGGAACGCCATGCAGGTCTGGGAGCAGGGCGGATCGCTTAAGGAACTGGCCTTAAAGGACGGGGATATCAGCCAAAAGATCGGCCCGGCGGAGATGGAAGAGATCTTCAATATCAAAAAATTCCTGCGCAACGTTGACTACATATATCAAAGAATAGGGCTCTCGTGA
- a CDS encoding diguanylate cyclase — protein MSMTIIGFGLAVLFGVLWLVCIGGAGKKSADVTAAREELARLQSDERRQGDLVKNLKSNMANLEKEKNERGRVFMVLLELARTLSGNIEQEKLPPLLLRIAQQLFDAEELIFFKPVEDGHVLAPAAQIGLDERTAKELNIKVGDGYVGHCAAKKLVMTKEDFATESNLIKQHIETTKESGIAPVLCLPLVQHNVLLGLVSIGKITMRAKEERNMLMIYQSLGSMAMENARMFDQLYTKDRMTDLFNWRYFEERAQAELSRSKRFGHKLSFTLLDLDNFTPFIQANGTQASEKVLAKVGALLNEYVRKIDVSCRMSEDSFAVALLETERVQAVQFAEKIKKIIEESLANVDQAFASQSLTVTLAVMTFPDDGFTMAEMFESAAKKIKEAQAKGGSRVIKNITEETA, from the coding sequence ATGTCCATGACAATAATAGGTTTCGGCCTGGCCGTCCTGTTCGGCGTGCTTTGGCTGGTCTGCATCGGCGGGGCCGGAAAGAAATCTGCAGATGTAACGGCCGCCCGGGAGGAACTGGCCCGGCTTCAATCGGATGAGCGGCGCCAGGGCGATCTGGTCAAAAATTTGAAATCCAACATGGCCAACCTGGAAAAGGAGAAGAACGAGCGGGGCCGGGTGTTCATGGTGCTGCTGGAGCTGGCCCGGACCTTAAGCGGGAACATCGAGCAGGAAAAGCTTCCGCCGCTGCTGCTGAGGATCGCCCAGCAGCTGTTCGACGCCGAAGAGCTGATCTTCTTCAAACCGGTGGAGGACGGCCACGTGCTGGCCCCCGCCGCCCAGATCGGTCTGGACGAAAGAACGGCCAAAGAGCTGAACATCAAGGTCGGCGACGGCTATGTGGGGCATTGCGCGGCCAAGAAGCTGGTGATGACCAAGGAGGATTTTGCCACCGAAAGCAACCTGATAAAACAGCATATCGAGACCACCAAGGAAAGCGGGATCGCCCCGGTGCTGTGCCTGCCCCTGGTGCAGCACAATGTCCTGTTGGGCCTGGTGTCCATCGGCAAAATAACCATGCGGGCCAAGGAGGAGCGCAACATGCTGATGATCTACCAGAGCCTGGGGTCCATGGCCATGGAGAACGCCAGGATGTTTGACCAGCTGTACACCAAGGACCGGATGACCGACCTGTTCAACTGGCGTTATTTTGAGGAGCGGGCCCAGGCCGAGCTGTCGCGCTCCAAGCGCTTCGGGCACAAGCTTTCCTTCACCCTGCTGGACCTGGACAACTTTACGCCCTTCATCCAGGCCAACGGCACCCAGGCCTCCGAGAAGGTGCTGGCCAAGGTGGGCGCCCTGCTTAACGAGTACGTCCGCAAGATCGACGTCTCCTGCCGGATGTCCGAGGACTCCTTTGCCGTGGCCCTGCTGGAGACCGAGCGGGTGCAGGCGGTGCAGTTCGCCGAGAAGATAAAAAAGATCATCGAAGAATCGCTGGCCAACGTCGACCAGGCCTTCGCCTCTCAGAGCCTGACCGTGACCCTGGCGGTGATGACCTTTCCCGACGACGGGTTCACCATGGCCGAGATGTTCGAGTCGGCGGCCAAAAAGATAAAGGAAGCCCAGGCAAAGGGGGGCAGCCGGGTGATCAAGAACATCACCGAAGAAACAGCGTAA
- a CDS encoding phosphatidylserine decarboxylase family protein, translating to MKIAPEGFATIIIALLFALAAFAAWMFWRGPLLLYLTLGFSIVFLFMVYFFRDPARSGSFLPGQIASPADGRVVIVRETEDTFLHQQKVLQVSIFLSPMDVHINRIPVTGKVIYQQYHPGKFLPAFEEKASLANEQMHLGIETPYGKILMKQIAGILARRVVCYSKLGDSVTAGQRMGLMKFGSRIDLMLPLGTKINVKVGDRVKGGVTVIGEMKP from the coding sequence ATGAAGATCGCACCCGAGGGTTTTGCCACCATCATCATAGCTCTGTTGTTTGCCCTGGCCGCCTTTGCCGCCTGGATGTTCTGGCGGGGGCCATTGCTGCTATATTTGACCCTGGGCTTCTCCATTGTTTTCCTGTTCATGGTCTATTTCTTCCGCGATCCGGCCCGCAGCGGCAGTTTTCTGCCGGGGCAGATAGCCTCGCCGGCCGACGGCCGCGTGGTGATCGTCCGGGAGACCGAGGACACATTTCTCCACCAACAAAAGGTTTTGCAGGTCAGTATTTTTTTATCGCCGATGGACGTCCACATCAACCGGATACCGGTGACGGGGAAAGTGATATACCAGCAGTACCATCCGGGGAAATTCCTGCCGGCCTTTGAGGAAAAGGCCTCGCTGGCCAACGAGCAGATGCATTTAGGGATCGAGACACCTTACGGCAAGATCCTGATGAAACAGATCGCCGGGATCCTGGCCCGCCGGGTGGTCTGCTATTCGAAGCTCGGGGACTCAGTGACCGCCGGGCAGAGGATGGGGCTGATGAAGTTCGGCTCCCGGATAGACCTGATGCTGCCTTTAGGGACCAAGATCAATGTGAAGGTGGGGGACAGGGTGAAGGGCGGGGTGACGGTAATTGGTGAAATGAAGCCATAG